In a genomic window of Nocardia fluminea:
- a CDS encoding ADP-ribosylglycohydrolase family protein — MLRRGAVFAGFVIERELGRGGMGAVYAARDRRLPRLTALKLMHRDLFADFEIRARFEREADLVAQLDHPNIITVYDRGLDEERLWIAMQFVDGVDAAAVPVQQFGSGRIAQIVTQTASALDYAHRQGVLHRDVKPANILLSHTAGVGAGFDERVVLTDFGIAKLLDDTGGLTRTGQFTATIAYASPEQLSSAPLDGRGDQYSLACTVFRLLTGTGPFDAPNPATVMLGHLNAPPPAASTRRAALPTAVDTVLSKAMAKDPTHRFPTCTAFALALTEALRHPARSAATPIHTEQPPRTAAYSTGAAPATELRPTATSSPAFPPHPVAEAAPPEGPSRLSAARRHDPTAVRHTAAAPDSRPAGAPRDPAAHPPMDTVSRDQWRSAVRHGEPGNAARKAVGVEMWAQRVHGCLLGGAIGDALGAPVETRSLQQIRAEYGSAGVTDIAPLRISEETQLTAFTVEALIKGSVRARSKGIGGATLGLLQQGMLVWLRGQVSELPDQPFALRSALSGYPELTEQRGVANSVYTALRRAAERRAPTDPLGTRDKPINNSKGSGGVMRAAPCGFGYAADRSGTATDAIFELGCDAAALTHGHPSGWLPAGSLSALVYQLARGADLATALSHTRAELARYPEHEETSAAINAAHRLATRIERERRYPTAEDVESLGQGWIGPEALSIAVFATLAAEGLGGAPHDIVRTGLLLSVNHSGDSDATGSIAGSLLGARYGHSALPRRWANAIDARPVLELLADGYCTEFGLTPPSDSFGVPPDDWWNRYPGWAPSS; from the coding sequence ATGTTGCGGCGCGGGGCGGTGTTCGCCGGTTTCGTCATCGAGCGTGAGCTGGGACGCGGCGGGATGGGCGCGGTGTACGCGGCCAGAGACCGCAGGTTGCCGCGGCTGACCGCGTTGAAGCTGATGCACCGTGATCTGTTCGCCGACTTCGAGATCCGCGCCAGATTCGAACGCGAAGCCGACCTGGTGGCCCAGCTCGACCACCCGAACATCATCACCGTCTACGACCGCGGCCTCGACGAGGAACGTCTCTGGATCGCCATGCAGTTCGTGGACGGTGTCGACGCCGCGGCGGTGCCGGTGCAGCAGTTCGGGAGCGGGCGGATCGCCCAGATCGTCACCCAGACCGCGAGTGCTCTCGACTACGCCCACCGCCAGGGCGTGCTGCACCGCGACGTGAAACCGGCCAACATCCTGCTGTCGCACACCGCGGGCGTCGGCGCGGGCTTCGACGAACGAGTCGTGCTGACCGACTTCGGTATCGCGAAACTCCTCGACGACACCGGCGGCCTCACCCGCACCGGCCAGTTCACCGCCACCATCGCCTACGCCTCGCCCGAACAGCTCAGCAGCGCGCCCCTCGACGGCCGCGGCGATCAATACTCGCTGGCCTGCACGGTTTTCCGCCTCCTCACCGGTACCGGGCCCTTCGATGCCCCCAACCCGGCCACCGTCATGCTCGGCCACCTCAACGCCCCGCCTCCCGCGGCCAGCACCCGCCGCGCCGCCCTTCCCACCGCGGTCGACACGGTCCTGTCGAAGGCGATGGCCAAAGACCCCACGCACCGCTTCCCCACCTGCACCGCGTTCGCCCTCGCGCTCACCGAGGCACTGCGCCACCCCGCACGGTCCGCCGCCACCCCGATCCACACGGAGCAACCCCCGCGCACCGCCGCCTACTCCACGGGCGCCGCGCCCGCGACCGAGTTACGCCCGACCGCAACGTCATCCCCCGCGTTCCCACCCCACCCCGTCGCCGAGGCCGCGCCCCCCGAAGGGCCGAGCCGGCTCAGTGCTGCCCGGCGACACGACCCGACAGCTGTTCGCCACACCGCAGCCGCGCCGGACAGCCGCCCGGCGGGTGCGCCGCGTGATCCAGCGGCACACCCCCCGATGGACACCGTGTCGCGGGATCAGTGGCGTTCCGCGGTTCGCCACGGCGAGCCGGGCAACGCCGCGCGCAAGGCGGTGGGCGTGGAAATGTGGGCGCAGCGCGTCCACGGTTGTCTCCTCGGCGGCGCGATCGGCGATGCCCTCGGCGCACCGGTGGAAACTCGTTCACTGCAACAGATCCGAGCGGAGTACGGCTCGGCGGGCGTGACCGATATCGCCCCGTTGCGCATCTCCGAAGAGACCCAGCTGACCGCGTTCACGGTCGAAGCGCTGATCAAGGGCTCGGTGCGGGCCAGGTCGAAAGGCATCGGTGGGGCGACGCTGGGATTACTCCAGCAGGGCATGCTCGTGTGGCTACGGGGACAGGTCTCGGAGCTGCCCGACCAACCGTTCGCGCTGCGCAGCGCACTCAGCGGCTACCCCGAGCTCACCGAGCAACGCGGCGTCGCCAATTCCGTCTACACCGCGCTACGCCGAGCGGCCGAACGTCGCGCGCCGACCGATCCACTCGGTACCCGCGACAAGCCCATCAACAACTCCAAAGGCAGCGGGGGCGTGATGCGCGCCGCACCCTGCGGATTCGGTTACGCCGCAGACCGTTCCGGTACCGCTACCGACGCCATTTTCGAACTCGGCTGTGACGCCGCGGCACTCACCCACGGCCACCCCAGCGGCTGGCTCCCCGCGGGCAGCCTGTCGGCGTTGGTCTATCAACTCGCCCGCGGCGCCGACCTGGCCACCGCGCTCTCCCACACACGAGCCGAACTCGCGCGCTATCCCGAACACGAGGAGACCTCAGCGGCCATCAATGCCGCGCACCGGCTGGCCACCCGGATAGAACGCGAAAGACGTTATCCCACAGCCGAAGATGTCGAGTCGCTCGGCCAGGGCTGGATCGGCCCCGAGGCGCTCTCGATCGCCGTCTTCGCCACCCTCGCCGCCGAAGGACTCGGCGGCGCACCTCACGACATCGTTCGCACCGGACTACTGCTGTCGGTCAACCACTCCGGTGACAGCGATGCCACCGGCTCGATCGCGGGCAGCCTGCTGGGCGCCCGTTACGGTCATTCCGCACTCCCCCGGCGATGGGCAAACGCCATCGACGCCCGTCCGGTCCTCGAGCTCCTGGCCGACGGGTACTGCACCGAATTCGGCCTGACCCCGCCCAGCGATTCCTTCGGAGTGCCGCCCGACGACTGGTGGAACCGCTACCCGGGCTGGGCACCGTCGAGTTGA
- a CDS encoding VWA domain-containing protein, with amino-acid sequence MTEPDETHSRRWRLVLGSAAEEQLGGLGSGADQAMDQALSALYNTGDAGGSTKRSGGLGGSAPRVARWLGDIRTYFPATVVEVMQRDAVDRLNLTQLLLEPELLESVEPDVHLVGTLLGLNRVMPETTKATARMVVEKVVREIEQRIAAKTVAAVSGAINRAARTHRPKLRDIDFNRTIRKNLANYLPEHRTIVPERLVGYGRKSQSIQRDVVLAIDQSGSMAASVVYASVFGAVLASMRSLKTSLVVFDTEIVDLTDQLSDPVDVLFGTQLGGGTDINRAIAYAQTLITRPTDSLFVLISDLYEGGVRNEMLRRCNAMKEAGVQVVVLLALSDEGAPAYDHDNAAALAALGIPAFACTPDKFPDLLATALDRGDITRWADTNAPAV; translated from the coding sequence ATGACCGAACCCGACGAAACCCATTCGCGCCGTTGGCGTCTCGTGCTCGGTAGCGCTGCCGAAGAACAGCTCGGCGGTTTGGGCTCGGGTGCCGATCAGGCGATGGACCAGGCACTGTCGGCCCTCTACAACACCGGTGACGCGGGCGGGTCGACGAAAAGGTCGGGTGGACTGGGTGGTTCGGCGCCCCGGGTAGCGCGCTGGCTCGGCGATATCCGCACCTACTTTCCGGCGACCGTCGTCGAGGTGATGCAGCGTGACGCCGTGGACCGGCTCAACCTCACCCAACTGCTGCTGGAGCCCGAACTGCTGGAATCGGTCGAACCCGATGTGCACCTGGTGGGCACGCTGCTCGGCCTCAACCGGGTGATGCCCGAAACCACCAAGGCCACCGCGCGCATGGTGGTCGAGAAGGTGGTGCGCGAGATCGAGCAGCGCATCGCCGCCAAGACCGTGGCGGCGGTCTCGGGCGCCATCAACCGTGCCGCCCGCACGCACCGCCCGAAGCTGCGCGACATCGACTTCAACCGGACCATTCGCAAGAATCTCGCCAACTACCTGCCCGAACACCGCACCATCGTCCCCGAACGGCTCGTCGGTTACGGCCGCAAATCCCAGTCGATCCAGCGCGACGTGGTGCTGGCCATCGACCAATCCGGTTCGATGGCGGCCAGCGTCGTCTACGCGTCGGTGTTCGGCGCCGTCCTCGCGTCCATGCGGTCGCTGAAGACCTCTCTGGTCGTTTTCGACACCGAGATCGTGGATCTCACCGACCAGCTCAGCGACCCGGTCGACGTCCTGTTCGGCACCCAGCTCGGCGGTGGCACCGACATCAACCGCGCCATCGCCTACGCGCAGACGCTGATCACCCGGCCCACCGACAGCCTCTTCGTGCTCATCTCCGACCTCTACGAGGGCGGCGTACGCAACGAGATGCTGCGCCGCTGCAACGCGATGAAGGAGGCGGGCGTCCAGGTGGTGGTGCTGCTCGCCCTCTCCGACGAAGGCGCACCCGCCTACGACCACGACAACGCCGCGGCACTGGCAGCCCTCGGCATCCCCGCCTTCGCCTGCACCCCCGACAAGTTCCCGGACCTGCTCGCCACCGCACTGGACCGCGGTGACATCACGCGCTGGGCCGACACCAACGCCCCGGCGGTGTGA
- a CDS encoding DUF5682 family protein, producing the protein MSERNKATHPATGDATPGDPASRAGIRESSGSDTGAGETREVTTEAQAGVGSVTDTNASASAAAVTRVFGIRHHGPGSARSLRHALEEFRPDAILIEGPADADPLVGFVAADTMAPPVALLAYVPDSPARAAFWPFAVFSPEWQAMRYGVEHAVPVRFCDLPATNVLGADDDARGGGSDPLAALASAAGYDDAERWWDAVVESVPDSAAFEAIIEAMAALREDAPHSAAGTTTLTTDAPPHLGPPAPVDTDAPGQVSVSPVDTDAPGQVSVLPVDDPDADEKHSATTGFGPAAADRPDAAIAPLIVDHHTLVREAHMRQVMRQVLKGGAKRLAVVCGAWHAPALAEPLGPAAPDMRLLKGLPKTKAALTWVPWTHSRLAAGSGYGAGVTSPGWYHHLFTETARPVARWLTKVAGVLRSHDLPVSSAHIIEAVRLADTLAALRGRPLPGLSEVTEAVRAVMCGGDETVLRLVIDELVVGETLGGVPDDTPTVPLAADLRARCKTLRLKQEALARTVDLDLRKERDVERSHLLHRLRLLGIGWGTPTTGDVRSTGTFRETWMLRWEPEFEVRIVEAAVWGTTLRTAAETKILDTASRDDVTVTALADALEMALLADLGGATEGLIRRLEAAAALDHDVTHLLGALPGLTRTLRYGDVRGTDTKALAHVADGLLVRICAGLPGAVTGLDTDAAQALRTQIDAAHTAISTRDDEHSSTEWLATLQRIADRDDVHGAIAGRAVRLLCDAERIDDADSARRLAAALSVGNTPAAKAAWIDGFLGGRGLLLVHDRELLRRIDEWLRELHEDQFVATLPLLRRTFGSFESGERRAISQALRDTGSAPTTSDSLTAVDPIRGQLALRAATAILGAAG; encoded by the coding sequence ATGAGTGAACGCAACAAGGCGACCCACCCGGCCACCGGTGACGCCACACCGGGCGATCCGGCGAGCCGTGCCGGAATTCGCGAGAGCTCCGGCTCGGATACGGGCGCGGGCGAGACGCGCGAAGTCACCACCGAGGCGCAAGCCGGTGTGGGTTCGGTGACCGACACGAATGCGAGTGCGAGCGCGGCGGCGGTGACGCGGGTGTTCGGCATCCGTCACCACGGGCCCGGATCGGCGCGCTCGCTGCGCCACGCGCTCGAGGAGTTCCGGCCCGATGCCATTCTCATCGAAGGTCCCGCCGACGCGGATCCGCTCGTGGGGTTCGTCGCCGCCGACACGATGGCACCACCGGTCGCACTGCTCGCCTACGTCCCGGATTCGCCTGCCCGCGCGGCGTTCTGGCCGTTCGCCGTGTTCTCGCCCGAGTGGCAGGCCATGCGCTACGGCGTCGAGCACGCCGTCCCGGTCCGCTTCTGTGACCTCCCCGCCACGAATGTGCTCGGCGCCGACGACGATGCCCGTGGCGGCGGCTCCGACCCACTGGCCGCGCTCGCCTCGGCCGCGGGCTACGACGACGCCGAACGCTGGTGGGACGCCGTCGTCGAATCCGTCCCGGACAGCGCGGCTTTCGAGGCCATCATCGAAGCGATGGCGGCCCTGCGAGAAGACGCCCCGCATTCCGCGGCCGGGACCACGACACTCACCACGGACGCTCCGCCGCACCTAGGCCCACCCGCGCCGGTTGATACCGACGCCCCCGGCCAGGTGTCCGTGTCGCCGGTTGATACCGACGCCCCCGGCCAGGTGTCCGTGTTGCCGGTCGACGATCCAGATGCCGACGAGAAGCATTCGGCGACAACCGGATTCGGGCCCGCAGCAGCGGATCGACCTGATGCCGCGATCGCGCCACTGATCGTCGATCATCACACCTTGGTCCGCGAGGCCCATATGCGACAGGTGATGCGCCAAGTACTCAAGGGTGGGGCGAAGCGATTGGCGGTGGTGTGTGGGGCTTGGCACGCACCGGCATTGGCCGAGCCGCTCGGTCCTGCCGCACCGGATATGCGTCTGCTCAAGGGTCTACCCAAGACGAAAGCCGCGCTGACCTGGGTGCCCTGGACGCATTCGCGGCTGGCGGCCGGGTCGGGTTACGGAGCGGGCGTCACCTCACCCGGCTGGTATCACCACCTGTTCACCGAGACCGCGCGGCCGGTGGCGCGCTGGCTGACCAAGGTCGCCGGGGTGCTGCGCTCGCACGACCTGCCGGTGTCGAGCGCGCACATCATCGAGGCGGTGCGGCTGGCCGATACGCTCGCGGCGTTGCGCGGCAGGCCGCTGCCGGGATTGTCCGAAGTCACCGAGGCTGTGCGCGCGGTGATGTGCGGTGGCGACGAGACCGTGCTGCGGCTGGTGATCGACGAACTGGTGGTCGGCGAGACCCTCGGCGGTGTCCCGGACGACACCCCGACGGTTCCGCTGGCGGCGGATCTGCGGGCGCGCTGCAAGACACTGCGACTCAAGCAGGAAGCGCTCGCCCGCACTGTCGACCTGGACCTGCGCAAGGAGCGCGACGTCGAACGGTCGCATCTGCTGCACCGCCTGCGCCTGCTCGGTATCGGCTGGGGCACCCCGACCACCGGCGACGTCCGCAGCACCGGCACCTTCCGCGAGACGTGGATGCTGCGCTGGGAACCGGAATTCGAAGTCCGCATCGTCGAAGCCGCGGTCTGGGGCACGACCCTGCGCACCGCCGCGGAGACCAAGATCCTCGACACCGCGAGCCGCGACGACGTCACCGTCACCGCGCTCGCCGACGCACTCGAAATGGCCCTGCTCGCCGACTTGGGGGGCGCCACAGAGGGTTTGATCAGGAGACTGGAAGCGGCGGCCGCGCTCGATCACGACGTCACCCACCTGCTCGGCGCCCTCCCCGGCCTGACCCGCACTCTGCGCTACGGCGATGTCCGAGGCACCGACACCAAGGCGCTCGCCCACGTCGCCGACGGCCTGCTGGTGCGGATCTGCGCGGGCCTGCCGGGCGCAGTCACCGGCCTCGACACCGATGCCGCGCAGGCCCTGCGCACCCAGATCGACGCCGCACATACTGCGATCAGCACCCGCGACGACGAGCACTCGAGCACCGAATGGCTGGCCACGCTGCAGCGCATCGCCGATCGCGACGACGTGCACGGCGCGATCGCGGGCCGGGCGGTGCGCCTGCTCTGCGACGCCGAACGCATCGACGACGCCGACTCCGCCCGCCGACTGGCCGCCGCACTGTCCGTCGGCAACACCCCCGCTGCCAAGGCCGCCTGGATCGACGGCTTCCTCGGCGGCCGCGGACTGCTCCTGGTCCACGACCGAGAGCTGTTGCGCCGCATCGACGAATGGTTGCGTGAACTCCACGAGGACCAGTTCGTCGCCACCCTGCCGCTGCTGCGCCGCACCTTCGGCTCCTTCGAGTCCGGCGAACGCCGAGCCATCAGCCAGGCCCTGCGAGACACCGGCTCAGCACCGACCACCTCCGACAGCCTCACCGCGGTCGATCCGATCCGCGGGCAACTGGCGCTGCGCGCAGCGACCGCGATTCTGGGAGCCGCCGGGTGA
- a CDS encoding ATP-binding protein, whose protein sequence is MTATEPATTLLRPHAEQAFADELAALDRVDDRVRPPSWKLSPWAVVTYVLGGTLDDGTVITPKYVGPRRLMEVAVATLATDRALLLLGVPGTAKTWVSEHLSAAISGESTLLVQGTSGTAEEAIRYGWNYARLLAEGPSDAALVASPVMTAMRTGAIARIEELTRIPSDVQDALITILSEKTLPVPELGGEVQAAKGFNVIATANDRDRGVNDLSSALRRRFNTVVLPLPADEDSEVAIVSRRVEQLGAALELPTVPAAAEEVRRVVRVFRELRSGITADGRTKLKSPSGTLSTAEAISVITNGLALSAHFGDGVLRASDIAGAVLGSVIKDPVGDTVVWTEYLEAVVRERPDWADFYRACRENAG, encoded by the coding sequence TTGACCGCCACCGAACCCGCCACCACCCTGCTTCGCCCCCACGCCGAACAGGCCTTCGCCGACGAGCTGGCCGCCCTGGACCGCGTCGACGACCGCGTGCGCCCGCCGTCCTGGAAACTGTCGCCGTGGGCCGTGGTCACCTACGTTCTCGGCGGCACCCTCGACGACGGCACCGTGATCACCCCCAAATATGTCGGCCCGCGCCGGCTGATGGAGGTCGCGGTCGCCACCCTGGCCACCGACCGCGCGCTGCTGCTGCTCGGTGTGCCCGGCACCGCCAAGACCTGGGTGTCCGAGCACCTCTCGGCGGCCATCAGCGGCGAGTCGACACTGCTCGTGCAGGGCACCTCCGGCACCGCCGAGGAAGCGATCCGCTACGGCTGGAACTACGCCCGTCTGCTCGCCGAGGGACCCAGCGACGCCGCCCTGGTCGCGTCACCGGTGATGACCGCGATGCGCACCGGCGCCATCGCCCGCATCGAAGAGCTCACCCGTATCCCCTCCGATGTGCAGGACGCGCTGATCACCATCCTGTCCGAGAAGACGCTGCCGGTGCCCGAGCTCGGCGGGGAAGTACAGGCGGCCAAGGGCTTCAACGTCATCGCCACCGCCAACGATCGCGATCGCGGCGTGAACGATCTGTCCTCCGCCCTGCGGCGCCGCTTCAACACCGTGGTGCTGCCACTGCCCGCCGACGAGGATTCCGAGGTCGCCATCGTCAGCCGCCGCGTCGAACAGCTCGGCGCCGCACTGGAATTGCCGACCGTCCCCGCCGCCGCCGAGGAAGTCCGCCGCGTGGTGCGGGTCTTCCGCGAACTGCGCTCCGGCATCACCGCCGACGGCCGTACCAAGCTCAAATCCCCCTCGGGCACCCTGTCCACCGCCGAGGCGATCTCGGTGATCACCAACGGGCTCGCCCTGTCCGCCCACTTCGGCGACGGCGTCCTGCGCGCCTCCGACATCGCGGGCGCCGTCCTCGGCTCGGTGATCAAGGACCCGGTGGGCGACACCGTGGTCTGGACCGAATATCTCGAGGCCGTGGTCCGGGAACGCCCGGATTGGGCCGACTTCTACCGGGCCTGCCGCGAGAACGCGGGCTGA
- a CDS encoding SWIM zinc finger family protein has protein sequence MTEQRTPWTEDQVRALAPDASSLAAARKLAGRWRETGTAGNAVWGLCQGSGAKPYQAIVDLDGPAYKCSCPSRKFPCKHALSLLLTWSGGQTPVREAPADFAAEWLAGRAAKAAAPPKAKAASTPSQATVEQRRARVAAGLTELEVWLTDQIRTGLAQTDRSYAAYEAIAARMVDAQAPRIAEALRRLPTAVVTTEHWPELLLREYSRLHLLVLAHRRIDALPEPLRAGVRTHVGYPTSAESVLAEPAVRDRWLVLGMRVSEEERLHTRRTWLRGRGNGRWALLIEHSFGTPNFTGEVPAPGNEVDAELHYYPGAAPLRAQWGTRHGVPEPFTTVPAVGGTTIDDALAAYAGALSADPWLRAWPALLTDVVPVLDENGWQLVASDGTALPLPGGVRPWRLIAVAGGHPVTVCGEWRADGFDPISVLCAGEVSDLETEFPTETTPTPALAELVSVALLGTARRSADSVHLDAAVAAAVPQHAGEPATRLLHTAALQDLYVRGGQLPRTAAKPAPAVDDPRPLLPRPAADRLSRLLTDKSPFLAEWFTAAAPFGYRLPDVLCVQALSAASDTALREPLLRMAGRRGRWLAARNPAWAKLVEEFPADAAPPSAGGAVESEQPQPPAGAADTQIDTDPRTTRSAGPTTSPEHDATSAERGSAGPTTSAEHGATPAEQGGGTEAGTRAAHDVWLFGTSGERKDWFARIRRADPAAALAVLTAAWPKESGPVKAELLGLLADGLSTADEALLERALDDRRGDVRRTATTLLNRLPDAAFGRRMAALVASWIRVADDGTVDVRVPAELDAQARRDGITDATDQAKLRWDTPDSTITTLHQAIAATPLTAWSSIVRATEERTPATALTLSLPPRYAKAIVDGWVDATLAQHDTAWARALFAHATPTEQAVLRRRELFTLLDAADRIEHVLDLDAHQLNELHAILPGLDHPWPEPVAGHVLRLLGERARTTARQPHASAGVYTDRALLTAASVHLPAELATRVSALADTTDDPAWQQAFHRLAHDLTDRATMLEELR, from the coding sequence ATGACCGAGCAACGCACGCCGTGGACCGAGGACCAGGTCCGCGCGCTCGCACCCGATGCGAGCTCGCTGGCTGCCGCGCGCAAGCTGGCCGGTCGCTGGCGTGAGACCGGCACCGCGGGCAATGCGGTGTGGGGGCTGTGTCAGGGCAGTGGCGCCAAGCCGTACCAGGCGATCGTCGATCTGGACGGGCCCGCGTACAAGTGCTCGTGCCCGAGCCGCAAGTTCCCGTGCAAGCACGCGTTGTCGCTGTTGCTCACCTGGTCGGGTGGCCAGACGCCCGTGCGGGAGGCGCCGGCCGACTTCGCCGCCGAGTGGCTGGCCGGGCGAGCCGCGAAGGCCGCCGCGCCACCGAAGGCCAAGGCCGCGAGCACGCCCTCGCAGGCCACCGTCGAGCAGCGGCGGGCCCGGGTGGCCGCCGGGCTCACCGAACTGGAGGTCTGGCTCACCGACCAGATCCGCACCGGACTCGCGCAGACCGACCGTTCGTATGCGGCCTACGAGGCGATCGCGGCCCGGATGGTCGATGCCCAGGCTCCGCGCATCGCCGAGGCCCTGCGCAGGCTGCCCACGGCGGTCGTCACCACCGAGCACTGGCCCGAACTGCTGCTGCGTGAGTACTCCCGCCTGCACCTGCTGGTGCTGGCCCATCGCAGGATCGACGCCCTACCGGAACCGCTGCGGGCGGGAGTGCGCACCCACGTCGGCTATCCGACGTCGGCCGAGTCGGTGCTCGCCGAGCCCGCGGTCCGGGACCGCTGGCTGGTGCTCGGCATGCGGGTGAGCGAGGAGGAGCGGCTACACACCCGCCGCACCTGGTTGCGAGGTCGCGGCAACGGACGATGGGCTCTGCTCATCGAACACTCCTTCGGCACCCCGAACTTCACCGGCGAGGTGCCCGCACCCGGGAACGAGGTGGACGCCGAGCTGCACTACTACCCCGGTGCGGCCCCACTGCGCGCACAGTGGGGCACCCGCCACGGCGTACCCGAACCCTTCACCACCGTGCCCGCTGTCGGCGGCACCACGATCGACGACGCGCTGGCTGCCTACGCGGGCGCGTTGAGCGCGGATCCGTGGCTGCGTGCCTGGCCCGCGCTGCTCACCGATGTGGTGCCGGTGCTCGACGAGAACGGATGGCAGCTCGTCGCGTCCGACGGCACCGCGCTGCCGCTGCCCGGTGGGGTGCGCCCGTGGCGGCTGATCGCGGTCGCGGGTGGTCACCCGGTGACGGTGTGCGGCGAGTGGCGAGCCGACGGCTTCGACCCGATCTCGGTGCTGTGCGCGGGTGAGGTGAGCGATCTGGAGACCGAGTTCCCCACCGAGACCACGCCGACCCCCGCGCTGGCCGAACTCGTCTCGGTGGCATTGCTCGGTACCGCCCGCCGCAGCGCCGACAGTGTCCACCTCGACGCGGCGGTCGCCGCCGCCGTTCCGCAGCACGCCGGCGAACCGGCCACCCGGCTGCTCCACACGGCCGCGCTGCAAGACCTGTATGTGCGCGGCGGGCAGCTCCCCCGGACCGCGGCGAAACCCGCACCCGCCGTCGATGATCCGCGCCCACTTCTCCCGCGACCCGCCGCCGACCGCCTCAGCCGCCTCCTCACCGACAAATCTCCCTTCCTCGCCGAATGGTTCACCGCGGCGGCACCGTTCGGCTACCGGCTTCCCGATGTGCTGTGTGTCCAGGCGCTCTCCGCGGCCTCCGACACCGCGCTACGAGAACCGCTGCTGCGCATGGCCGGCCGTCGCGGACGCTGGCTCGCCGCCCGCAATCCGGCCTGGGCGAAGCTGGTCGAGGAGTTTCCCGCTGACGCCGCTCCACCGTCGGCGGGTGGGGCCGTCGAAAGCGAGCAGCCGCAACCACCGGCCGGCGCCGCCGACACCCAGATCGACACCGACCCGCGCACGACCCGCAGCGCCGGGCCGACAACGTCTCCAGAACACGACGCAACGTCTGCCGAACGAGGCAGCGCCGGGCCGACAACCTCTGCAGAACACGGTGCCACGCCTGCCGAGCAAGGCGGCGGTACAGAAGCGGGAACGCGTGCTGCCCATGACGTCTGGTTGTTCGGCACCTCCGGCGAGCGAAAGGACTGGTTCGCGCGTATTCGCCGGGCCGATCCGGCCGCGGCACTGGCCGTGTTGACCGCGGCGTGGCCGAAGGAGTCGGGCCCGGTGAAGGCGGAGCTGCTCGGGCTGCTCGCCGATGGGCTGAGCACAGCGGACGAAGCGCTGCTCGAACGGGCCCTCGACGACAGGCGCGGCGACGTGCGACGTACCGCGACCACGCTGCTGAACAGACTCCCGGATGCCGCTTTCGGGCGAAGGATGGCAGCGCTGGTGGCGTCGTGGATCCGGGTGGCGGACGACGGCACGGTGGACGTGCGAGTACCCGCGGAGCTCGACGCGCAGGCCCGGCGCGACGGCATCACCGACGCGACCGACCAAGCGAAGTTGCGCTGGGACACGCCGGATTCCACGATCACGACCCTGCACCAGGCGATCGCCGCGACTCCGCTCACGGCGTGGTCCTCGATCGTGCGGGCTACCGAGGAGCGCACCCCGGCCACCGCGTTGACGCTGTCGCTGCCACCCCGCTACGCCAAGGCGATCGTGGACGGCTGGGTCGATGCCACCCTCGCCCAGCACGACACCGCATGGGCCCGCGCGCTGTTCGCGCACGCGACCCCGACCGAGCAGGCGGTGCTGCGGCGTCGCGAACTGTTCACCCTGCTCGATGCGGCCGACCGGATCGAGCATGTCCTCGACCTCGACGCGCACCAGCTCAACGAACTACACGCGATCCTGCCCGGCCTCGATCACCCGTGGCCCGAACCCGTCGCCGGCCACGTGCTGCGCCTGCTCGGCGAGCGCGCCCGCACCACCGCGCGTCAGCCGCACGCCAGCGCGGGCGTGTACACCGACCGGGCGCTTCTCACCGCGGCGAGCGTCCACCTGCCCGCCGAACTCGCGACGCGTGTCAGCGCGCTCGCCGACACCACCGACGATCCCGCCTGGCAACAGGCATTCCACCGACTCGCCCACGATCTCACCGACCGTGCCACCATGCTCGAGGAGCTGCGTTGA